Proteins from a genomic interval of Salinarchaeum sp. Harcht-Bsk1:
- a CDS encoding inorganic phosphate transporter — translation MTDPLLVLGVLAAVFVGFNIGGSSTGVAWGPSVGAKIINKTLAATVMTFFVFLGGWTIGRNVIETLGGELVPQSAFSLEASIVVLAFIGLGMLAANVYGVPVSTSMTAVGSIAGFGLATGDLDMAVLGGIVVWWILAPITGFWCGGVIGRYLYPYLDRRFSLDQSEGPLVDYDWRGPIPLPHLGPGTTPKEFASTMIVFAIACYMSFSAGASNVANAVAPLVGGGAVSVSAGVFLATAAIGLGAFTIARRTMESVGNDLTALPLLAATIVMVVAASITTIASWLGVPISLAMSTVMTIVGLGWGRATRTATAKEIVTGEAETAISVDAITSETPEEPSRIGEETPEDMQAVDQLFDPDAVVRFVSFWIIGPGMATLLSYGAFAIGNRLGVL, via the coding sequence GTGACCGATCCGCTGCTCGTCCTCGGCGTGCTCGCCGCCGTCTTCGTCGGGTTCAACATCGGCGGGTCCTCGACCGGGGTGGCCTGGGGGCCCTCCGTCGGCGCGAAGATCATCAACAAGACGCTCGCGGCGACGGTGATGACGTTCTTCGTGTTCCTCGGGGGCTGGACGATCGGCCGGAACGTCATCGAGACGCTCGGCGGCGAACTCGTCCCCCAGTCCGCGTTCTCGCTGGAGGCGAGCATCGTCGTCCTCGCGTTCATCGGGCTGGGGATGCTCGCCGCGAACGTCTACGGCGTCCCCGTCTCGACCTCGATGACTGCCGTCGGCTCGATCGCCGGTTTCGGTCTCGCGACCGGGGACCTCGACATGGCCGTGCTGGGCGGCATCGTCGTCTGGTGGATCCTCGCGCCGATTACTGGCTTCTGGTGCGGCGGAGTCATCGGCCGGTACCTCTACCCCTACCTCGATCGACGGTTCTCACTCGATCAGTCCGAGGGGCCACTCGTCGACTACGACTGGCGGGGACCGATCCCGCTGCCCCACCTCGGGCCGGGCACGACCCCCAAGGAGTTCGCGAGTACGATGATCGTCTTCGCGATCGCCTGCTACATGTCCTTCAGCGCCGGCGCGAGCAACGTCGCAAACGCCGTGGCGCCGCTCGTCGGCGGCGGCGCGGTCAGCGTCAGCGCCGGCGTCTTCCTCGCGACGGCCGCGATCGGCCTTGGCGCGTTCACGATCGCCCGGCGAACGATGGAGTCCGTCGGCAACGACCTCACCGCGCTCCCGCTCCTCGCCGCGACGATCGTGATGGTCGTCGCAGCGTCGATCACGACGATCGCGTCCTGGCTCGGCGTGCCGATCAGCCTCGCGATGTCGACGGTCATGACGATCGTCGGGCTCGGCTGGGGCCGTGCCACCCGTACCGCTACGGCGAAGGAGATCGTGACCGGGGAGGCCGAGACGGCGATCTCCGTCGACGCCATCACCTCCGAGACGCCCGAGGAACCGTCGCGCATCGGCGAGGAGACGCCCGAAGATATGCAGGCCGTCGATCAGTTGTTCGACCCCGACGCAGTCGTCCGGTTCGTCTCCTTCTGGATCATCGGCCCCGGGATGGCGACCCTGCTGTCCTACGGCGCGTTCGCGATCGGCAATCGTCTGGGCGTGCTCTAA
- a CDS encoding ferredoxin yields the protein MRVEYDRDVCIGMFQCVAEWDAFEKDEDAGKAVLAESEEADEDVFVREVPDGAELDAKFAARACPVDAIAIYDDDGEQLIP from the coding sequence ATGCGCGTGGAGTACGATCGCGACGTGTGTATCGGGATGTTCCAGTGCGTCGCGGAGTGGGACGCCTTCGAGAAGGACGAGGACGCCGGCAAGGCCGTGCTGGCCGAGAGCGAGGAAGCGGACGAGGACGTGTTCGTTCGGGAAGTGCCGGATGGCGCCGAACTCGACGCGAAGTTCGCTGCGCGAGCCTGTCCGGTCGACGCCATCGCGATCTACGACGACGACGGCGAGCAGCTGATTCCCTGA
- a CDS encoding Rid family detoxifying hydrolase — MKQIIDTNAAPEAVGAYSQGASNGDLVFTAGQIPLTPDGRLLDDASIAEQTEQALDNLVAVLAEGGAEPADVLKVTVYLDDIEDFEEMNETYAGYFEQEPPARSAVGVESLPKGAGVEIEAIAAVE; from the coding sequence GTGAAACAGATCATCGACACGAACGCGGCGCCGGAGGCTGTCGGCGCGTACAGCCAGGGAGCGAGCAACGGCGATCTCGTGTTTACTGCCGGGCAGATTCCGCTGACGCCGGACGGACGGCTGCTCGACGACGCGTCGATCGCCGAGCAGACCGAGCAGGCGCTCGACAACCTCGTCGCCGTGCTCGCCGAGGGCGGAGCCGAGCCAGCGGACGTCCTCAAGGTCACCGTCTACCTCGACGACATCGAGGACTTCGAGGAGATGAACGAGACGTACGCGGGCTACTTCGAGCAGGAGCCGCCCGCCCGGAGCGCCGTCGGCGTCGAGTCCCTGCCGAAGGGCGCGGGCGTCGAGATCGAAGCGATCGCGGCCGTGGAGTGA
- a CDS encoding phosphate uptake regulator PhoU: protein METRKVQLTGGSTFTVSLPKEWATENGVEAGSEVEFHHESNALVLTPRRESGRTEGTLEIGDLEGDRLTRAVMTMYVSGFDIVTLEGDAISADQRQAIRDAAQGLVGVEVIEETSDRVVVQDLLDSSELSVDNAVTRMRLIALGMLEDAITGLLENDDDLAASVVDRDDDVDRLWFVVSRVFRATLRSPSATEELGLPREVCFDYHSSARQLERIADHAAKIAKLAEQLGDIDDEVAAALTELHDDAADVIDTAMDALLEEDSERSTTLARDATDSILDIDQHARHIDELLRERDAHEAQLLGLVVDSLSRSADYGGNVAETALQNAAPKPP from the coding sequence ATGGAGACGCGAAAGGTCCAGCTCACGGGGGGTTCGACGTTTACCGTGTCCCTTCCGAAGGAGTGGGCGACCGAGAACGGCGTCGAGGCCGGGAGCGAGGTCGAGTTCCACCACGAGTCGAACGCGCTCGTACTCACGCCGCGTCGCGAGTCCGGACGGACCGAGGGAACGCTCGAGATCGGGGACCTCGAGGGCGATCGACTGACCCGCGCCGTGATGACGATGTACGTCAGCGGGTTCGACATCGTGACCCTCGAGGGCGACGCCATTTCGGCCGATCAGCGGCAGGCGATCCGCGACGCCGCCCAGGGGCTCGTCGGCGTCGAGGTCATCGAAGAGACCAGCGACCGGGTCGTCGTCCAGGACCTGCTCGACTCCTCGGAACTGTCCGTGGACAACGCGGTCACCAGGATGCGCCTCATCGCGCTCGGGATGCTCGAGGACGCCATCACGGGACTGCTCGAGAACGACGACGACCTCGCCGCGAGCGTGGTCGACCGCGACGACGACGTCGACCGCCTCTGGTTCGTCGTCTCCCGGGTCTTCCGGGCGACGCTCCGCTCGCCGAGCGCGACGGAGGAACTCGGGCTCCCACGCGAGGTCTGCTTCGACTACCACTCGAGCGCCCGCCAGCTCGAACGGATCGCCGACCACGCCGCGAAGATCGCGAAGCTCGCCGAACAGCTCGGCGACATCGACGACGAGGTCGCGGCGGCGCTGACGGAGCTCCACGACGACGCCGCCGACGTCATCGACACCGCGATGGACGCGCTGCTCGAGGAGGACAGCGAGCGCTCGACCACGCTGGCTCGCGATGCGACGGACTCGATTCTCGACATCGACCAGCACGCCCGGCACATCGACGAACTCCTCCGGGAACGTGACGCCCACGAGGCACAGCTCCTGGGGCTCGTCGTCGACTCCCTCTCCCGGAGCGCGGACTACGGCGGCAACGTCGCCGAGACCGCGCTGCAGAACGCCGCGCCGAAGCCGCCCTGA